In the Scomber japonicus isolate fScoJap1 chromosome 18, fScoJap1.pri, whole genome shotgun sequence genome, one interval contains:
- the bcat2 gene encoding branched-chain-amino-acid aminotransferase, mitochondrial isoform X1, giving the protein MSPGIKDRANILPGKSFTPHDNTVYLFNLQALHGRLVQALPFCFAPQRFASSFKAADLSIERNTACKPKPDPSTLLFGKSFSDHMLTINWSQKDGWEAPHIVPFQNLSLHPATSALHYSTELFEGMKAFRGVDNRIRLFRPMLNMERMHRSADRSCLPLFDKGELLECIRKLVELDQEWVPYSLNASLYIRPTFIGTEPSLGVSPPGKAMIFVIVGPVGPYFATGSFNPVSLLADPSFVRAWRGGVGAYKMGGNYGPTIAVQNEAVKRGCQQVLWLYGEQEEITEVGTMNLFIYWTNENGEKELVTPPLDGIILPGVTRQSLLDLARSWGEFKVTERTMGMKELLGALDAGRVLEVFGAGTACVVCPVGSLLYRGKTYEIPTMQNGPDLAKRFHKDLTDIQYGRTESEWAPLVG; this is encoded by the exons ATGTCACCTGGAATAAAAGACAGAGCTAATATATTGCCTGGTAAATCCTTTACTCCTCATGATAACACtgtatatttgtttaatttgcagGCACTCCATGGACGACTTGTTCAGGCCCTTCCCTTTTGCTTTGCTCCACAACGGTTCGCCAGCTCCTTCAag GCAGCGGATCTCAGCATCGAACGCAACACAGCATGCAAGCCGAAGCCGGACCCTTCCACCTTGCTGTTCGGCAAGAGCTTCTCCGACCACATGTTGACCATCAACTGGTCACAGAAAGACGGCTGGGAGGCACCTCACATCGTGCCTTTCCAGAACCTGTCGCTGCACCCTGCCACCTCCGCCCTGCACTACTCCAcagag CTGTTTGAAGGCATGAAAGCTTTCCGTGGAGTCGACAATCGCATCCGGCTGTTCAGACCGATGCTGAACATGGAGAGGATGCACCGCAGCGCAGACCGAAGCTGCCTTCCT CTGTTTGACAAAGGCGAGCTGCTGGAGTGCATCAGGAAGCTGGTGGAGCTCGACCAAGAATGGGTTCCCTATTCTCTGAACGCCAGCCTCTACATCAGACCCACCTTCATAGGAACGGAG ccgTCGCTCGGTGTGTCTCCACCGGGCAAAGCGATGATCTTCGTCATCGTGGGCCCAGTGGGACCGTATTTCGCCACAGGGTCCTTCAACCCCGTGTCTCTGCTGGCCGACCCTTCGTTTGTCAGAGCTTGGAGAGGAGGAGTCGGGGCTTATAAGATGGGAGG TAACTACGGCCCTACGATAGCGGTGCAGAACGAGGCGGTGAAGAGGGGCTGTCAGCAGGTCCTGTGGCTGTACGGAGAACAGGAGGAGATCACCGAGGTCGGCACCATGAACCTCTTCATCTACTGGACCAACGAGAATGGAG agaAAGAGTTGGTGACCCCTCCTTTGGACGGCATCATTCTTCCAGGAGTCACCAGACAGTCTCTGCTGGACCTGGCCAGATCCTGG GGTGAGTTTAAGGTGACCGAGCGTACGATGGGCATGAAGGAGCTGCTTGGGGCTCTGGATGCGGGGAGAGTCCTGGAGGTGTTCGGAGCAGGGACGGCCTGCGTCGTCTGTCCTGTCGGCAGCCTCCTCTACAGAGGAAAG acgTATGAGATCCCTACTATGCAGAATGGTCCAGACCTGGCAAAGAGGTTCCACAAAGATCTTACTGATATTCAG TATGGACGCACAGAAAGTGAATGGGCACCACTGGTCGGTTAA
- the bcat2 gene encoding branched-chain-amino-acid aminotransferase, mitochondrial isoform X2, with protein MAALRSALHGRLVQALPFCFAPQRFASSFKAADLSIERNTACKPKPDPSTLLFGKSFSDHMLTINWSQKDGWEAPHIVPFQNLSLHPATSALHYSTELFEGMKAFRGVDNRIRLFRPMLNMERMHRSADRSCLPLFDKGELLECIRKLVELDQEWVPYSLNASLYIRPTFIGTEPSLGVSPPGKAMIFVIVGPVGPYFATGSFNPVSLLADPSFVRAWRGGVGAYKMGGNYGPTIAVQNEAVKRGCQQVLWLYGEQEEITEVGTMNLFIYWTNENGEKELVTPPLDGIILPGVTRQSLLDLARSWGEFKVTERTMGMKELLGALDAGRVLEVFGAGTACVVCPVGSLLYRGKTYEIPTMQNGPDLAKRFHKDLTDIQYGRTESEWAPLVG; from the exons GCACTCCATGGACGACTTGTTCAGGCCCTTCCCTTTTGCTTTGCTCCACAACGGTTCGCCAGCTCCTTCAag GCAGCGGATCTCAGCATCGAACGCAACACAGCATGCAAGCCGAAGCCGGACCCTTCCACCTTGCTGTTCGGCAAGAGCTTCTCCGACCACATGTTGACCATCAACTGGTCACAGAAAGACGGCTGGGAGGCACCTCACATCGTGCCTTTCCAGAACCTGTCGCTGCACCCTGCCACCTCCGCCCTGCACTACTCCAcagag CTGTTTGAAGGCATGAAAGCTTTCCGTGGAGTCGACAATCGCATCCGGCTGTTCAGACCGATGCTGAACATGGAGAGGATGCACCGCAGCGCAGACCGAAGCTGCCTTCCT CTGTTTGACAAAGGCGAGCTGCTGGAGTGCATCAGGAAGCTGGTGGAGCTCGACCAAGAATGGGTTCCCTATTCTCTGAACGCCAGCCTCTACATCAGACCCACCTTCATAGGAACGGAG ccgTCGCTCGGTGTGTCTCCACCGGGCAAAGCGATGATCTTCGTCATCGTGGGCCCAGTGGGACCGTATTTCGCCACAGGGTCCTTCAACCCCGTGTCTCTGCTGGCCGACCCTTCGTTTGTCAGAGCTTGGAGAGGAGGAGTCGGGGCTTATAAGATGGGAGG TAACTACGGCCCTACGATAGCGGTGCAGAACGAGGCGGTGAAGAGGGGCTGTCAGCAGGTCCTGTGGCTGTACGGAGAACAGGAGGAGATCACCGAGGTCGGCACCATGAACCTCTTCATCTACTGGACCAACGAGAATGGAG agaAAGAGTTGGTGACCCCTCCTTTGGACGGCATCATTCTTCCAGGAGTCACCAGACAGTCTCTGCTGGACCTGGCCAGATCCTGG GGTGAGTTTAAGGTGACCGAGCGTACGATGGGCATGAAGGAGCTGCTTGGGGCTCTGGATGCGGGGAGAGTCCTGGAGGTGTTCGGAGCAGGGACGGCCTGCGTCGTCTGTCCTGTCGGCAGCCTCCTCTACAGAGGAAAG acgTATGAGATCCCTACTATGCAGAATGGTCCAGACCTGGCAAAGAGGTTCCACAAAGATCTTACTGATATTCAG TATGGACGCACAGAAAGTGAATGGGCACCACTGGTCGGTTAA